A part of Streptomyces sp. NBC_01451 genomic DNA contains:
- a CDS encoding penicillin acylase family protein, protein MSRRTPGNTVDRTFDRLRTPRGLFGFLKTAAVCTLIAGLLSPLSPLSPATEAQAAAANDYCGAQCSDILPPGQNGNATLAQILLNQAFGSQPEHAEDQLGPYANLATGYSGLTNTTINNFFNDASFGVAADQVASTLAPAGRTDVTIVRDKKTGVPHITGTTRYGTEFGAGYAAAQDRLWLMDVFRHVGRGQLTPFAGGDPSNQGLEQEFWRHAPYTEADLQAQIDNAVATNGARGQQALADVNAYVAGINAYIDAADSGRYFPGEYVLTGWKDSVTNAGTIQHFKPTDLVALASVIGALFGSGGGGEVNNAISLMAAQSQYGVVEGTKVWEAFRERNDPEAVLTVHNGESFPYATAPADPQGEALPDAGTVAEEPLVYDRTGSAATTTATTTSTTATATALTSAKRGMSNALVVSGAKTASGHPIAVFGPQTGYFAPQLLMLQEIQGPGLSARGASFAGLSMYVELGRGQDYAWSATTSGQDIIDSYAVELCQDDVHYLYHGTCTAMEKIEQTNAWKPTTADGTAAGSYRMQVYRTKYGPVSHRATVGGKKVAYTTLRSSYMHEADSIIGFQMLNDPDYVKSPATFQAAVQHINYTFNWFYADSTHTAYYNSGDNPVRASGVDAEFPVWAQSAYEWRNWNPTTNTADYTPASAHPNSIDQDYYISWNNKQAKDYTTASWGDGSVHRGNLLEDRVKKLVAAGGVTRAQLVKAMADAALADLRAEDVLPKLLRVINSSTVTDTTAAAAVSKLSAWVTAGARRTETSAGSKTYANADAIRILDAWWPLLVQAEFQPGLGTDLYTAITTNLPVDEAPSAAHGPTGAHAGSSFQYGWWSYVDKDIRAVLGDPVQGGLTQKYCGGGTLSGCRDILISTLKTAAGKTAAQVYPGDTLCAAGNQWCADSIVQRTLGGIKHYNISWQNRPTYQQVVEFTSHR, encoded by the coding sequence ATGTCACGGCGCACCCCAGGCAACACCGTCGATAGAACCTTCGACAGACTGAGAACTCCCCGCGGACTCTTCGGGTTCCTGAAGACCGCGGCCGTATGCACACTCATTGCCGGTCTTTTGTCGCCGCTTTCTCCGCTTTCTCCGGCGACCGAAGCCCAGGCCGCCGCGGCGAACGACTACTGCGGAGCCCAGTGTTCCGACATCCTGCCGCCCGGGCAGAACGGCAACGCGACCCTCGCCCAGATCCTCCTGAACCAGGCTTTCGGATCCCAGCCCGAGCACGCGGAAGACCAGCTCGGGCCCTATGCCAACCTGGCCACGGGCTACTCCGGGCTCACCAACACCACGATCAACAACTTCTTCAACGACGCCTCGTTCGGGGTCGCCGCCGACCAGGTCGCCTCCACCCTGGCTCCGGCCGGCCGCACCGACGTGACGATCGTCCGTGACAAGAAGACGGGTGTGCCGCACATCACAGGCACCACCCGCTACGGCACCGAGTTCGGCGCCGGGTACGCCGCGGCCCAGGACCGCCTCTGGCTGATGGACGTCTTCCGGCACGTCGGACGCGGACAGCTCACGCCCTTCGCGGGCGGCGACCCCTCCAACCAGGGCCTCGAACAGGAGTTCTGGCGCCACGCCCCGTACACCGAGGCCGACCTCCAGGCCCAGATAGACAACGCGGTCGCCACCAACGGCGCCCGCGGCCAGCAGGCGCTCGCCGACGTCAACGCCTACGTCGCGGGCATCAACGCCTACATCGACGCCGCCGACAGCGGCCGCTACTTCCCCGGCGAGTACGTCCTCACCGGCTGGAAGGACTCCGTCACCAACGCGGGCACCATCCAGCACTTCAAGCCCACCGACCTGGTCGCGCTGGCCTCCGTGATCGGCGCGCTCTTCGGCTCCGGAGGGGGTGGCGAGGTCAACAACGCGATCTCGCTGATGGCCGCCCAGTCCCAGTACGGCGTCGTCGAGGGCACCAAGGTCTGGGAGGCGTTCCGGGAACGCAACGACCCCGAAGCCGTCCTCACCGTCCACAACGGCGAGAGCTTCCCCTACGCCACTGCCCCCGCCGACCCGCAGGGCGAGGCCCTGCCCGACGCCGGCACGGTGGCCGAGGAACCGCTGGTGTACGACCGTACGGGCAGCGCCGCCACCACGACCGCGACCACCACCTCCACCACGGCGACGGCCACCGCCCTCACCTCCGCCAAGCGCGGTATGTCCAACGCCCTGGTGGTGAGCGGCGCCAAGACGGCCAGCGGCCACCCGATCGCCGTCTTCGGCCCGCAGACGGGCTACTTCGCCCCCCAGCTGCTCATGCTCCAGGAGATCCAGGGCCCGGGCCTCAGCGCGCGCGGCGCCTCCTTCGCGGGGCTGAGCATGTACGTCGAACTCGGCCGCGGCCAGGACTACGCGTGGAGCGCGACGACCTCCGGGCAGGACATCATCGACTCGTACGCGGTCGAGCTCTGCCAGGACGACGTCCACTACCTCTACCACGGCACCTGCACGGCGATGGAGAAGATCGAGCAGACCAACGCCTGGAAGCCGACCACGGCCGACGGCACGGCCGCCGGCTCCTACCGGATGCAGGTCTACCGCACCAAGTACGGCCCGGTGAGCCATCGGGCGACGGTCGGCGGGAAGAAGGTCGCCTACACCACCCTGCGCTCCTCCTACATGCACGAGGCCGACTCGATCATCGGCTTCCAGATGCTCAACGACCCCGACTACGTGAAGAGTCCGGCGACCTTCCAGGCCGCCGTGCAGCACATCAACTACACCTTCAACTGGTTCTACGCCGACTCCACGCACACCGCGTACTACAACAGCGGCGACAACCCGGTGCGCGCGAGCGGCGTCGACGCCGAGTTCCCGGTCTGGGCGCAGTCCGCGTACGAGTGGAGGAACTGGAACCCGACGACCAACACCGCCGACTACACCCCGGCCTCCGCCCACCCCAACTCGATCGACCAGGACTACTACATCTCCTGGAACAACAAACAGGCCAAGGACTACACCACCGCCTCCTGGGGCGACGGGTCCGTCCACCGCGGCAATCTCCTGGAGGACCGCGTCAAGAAGCTCGTCGCGGCGGGCGGAGTGACGCGGGCCCAGTTGGTGAAGGCGATGGCCGACGCCGCGCTCGCGGATCTGCGGGCCGAGGACGTGCTGCCGAAGCTGCTGCGGGTCATCAACAGCTCGACGGTCACCGACACCACGGCCGCGGCGGCAGTCAGCAAGCTGTCAGCGTGGGTGACGGCGGGCGCCAGGCGCACGGAGACCTCGGCGGGTTCGAAGACGTACGCCAACGCCGACGCGATCCGCATCCTCGACGCCTGGTGGCCGCTGCTGGTGCAGGCCGAGTTCCAGCCGGGGCTCGGCACCGACCTCTACACCGCGATCACCACCAACCTCCCCGTCGACGAGGCACCCTCGGCCGCCCACGGCCCGACCGGGGCGCACGCGGGAAGCTCCTTCCAGTACGGCTGGTGGAGCTACGTCGACAAGGACATCCGGGCCGTCCTCGGAGACCCGGTGCAGGGCGGGCTGACGCAGAAGTACTGCGGCGGCGGCACGCTCAGCGGCTGCCGGGACATCCTGATCAGCACCCTGAAGACCGCGGCGGGCAAGACGGCCGCCCAGGTCTACCCCGGCGACACCCTGTGCGCGGCGGGCAACCAGTGGTGCGCCGACTCGATCGTCCAGCGCACCCTGGGAGGCATCAAGCACTACAACATCAGCTGGCAGAACCGGCCGACCTACCAGCAGGTCGTCGAGTTCACGTCACACCGGTGA
- a CDS encoding serine-threonine protein kinase has product MAEPEMSVSPYWELTFDADGDTDGHRRDRLLAEVGPRKVRDLIVFAHGWNNDRSMATRLYSRFFAAVPALAPATARIGYVGVVWPSMRFTDEPIPDFKRSMTATAVPEATDRPGLDKDTRQALMETFPGRATVVEQIARLLERPPDGDEALEEFGGLVRLLVEVSPETPQSGFAADLLADGEPEDDPEMFAGSTTAVCRDFARALARPEPPGAVAEFGLPRLPDPWKGAQELLRQATYYAMKRRAGTVGERGLGTVVGRLAGAAPGVRVHLVGHSFGARLVSFALRGLPDEVRTVKSVTLLQGAFSHYAFAAELPHDARAAGALKGRQSRIDGPLVCCYSQHDGALSTFYPLASRMAGDSQGVLDADRSVLGFGVAKALGPKWGAMGHDGVQAVPGTVGLTIAEALRAAQLPVSGCVNVDATAVVKNGGPPSGAHSDICHSELAQVVLAAGRIH; this is encoded by the coding sequence ATGGCGGAACCGGAGATGAGTGTTTCTCCCTACTGGGAGCTGACGTTCGACGCGGACGGCGACACCGACGGGCACAGGCGTGACCGGCTGCTCGCGGAGGTGGGGCCGCGCAAGGTGCGCGACCTCATCGTCTTCGCGCACGGCTGGAACAACGACCGGTCCATGGCGACCCGGCTCTACAGCAGGTTCTTCGCGGCGGTCCCCGCCCTCGCACCCGCGACCGCCAGGATCGGCTACGTGGGCGTGGTGTGGCCGTCGATGCGTTTCACGGACGAGCCCATCCCCGACTTCAAGCGGTCCATGACCGCCACCGCCGTACCGGAGGCGACCGACCGGCCCGGGCTCGACAAGGACACCCGGCAGGCGCTCATGGAGACCTTCCCCGGGCGGGCCACCGTCGTCGAGCAGATCGCCCGCCTGCTGGAGCGGCCGCCGGACGGCGACGAGGCACTGGAGGAGTTCGGCGGGCTGGTGCGGCTGCTCGTCGAGGTGTCCCCCGAGACCCCTCAGAGCGGATTCGCGGCGGACCTCCTCGCGGACGGCGAGCCGGAGGACGACCCCGAGATGTTCGCGGGCAGCACGACCGCGGTCTGCCGGGACTTCGCCAGGGCCCTGGCCCGGCCCGAACCCCCTGGCGCCGTCGCCGAGTTCGGGCTGCCCAGGCTGCCCGATCCGTGGAAGGGCGCGCAGGAGCTGCTGCGGCAGGCCACGTACTACGCGATGAAACGACGGGCCGGAACCGTCGGCGAGCGGGGGCTCGGGACGGTCGTCGGACGGCTCGCCGGGGCGGCGCCCGGGGTGCGGGTGCATCTCGTCGGCCACAGCTTCGGTGCGCGGCTCGTGTCGTTCGCGCTGCGCGGGCTGCCCGACGAGGTGCGCACGGTGAAGTCCGTGACACTGCTCCAAGGGGCCTTCTCGCACTACGCGTTCGCGGCCGAGCTGCCGCACGACGCGCGTGCCGCGGGCGCGCTGAAGGGTCGCCAGAGCCGTATCGACGGTCCCCTGGTGTGCTGCTACTCCCAGCACGACGGGGCGCTCAGCACGTTCTATCCGCTGGCCTCGCGCATGGCGGGCGACAGCCAGGGGGTCCTTGACGCCGACCGGTCCGTCCTGGGCTTCGGCGTGGCGAAGGCACTGGGCCCCAAGTGGGGCGCGATGGGCCACGACGGTGTCCAGGCGGTGCCGGGGACGGTCGGGCTGACGATCGCCGAGGCTCTGCGGGCGGCGCAGCTGCCGGTGAGCGGGTGCGTGAACGTCGACGCGACGGCGGTGGTCAAGAACGGTGGGCCTCCGTCGGGAGCCCACAGCGACATCTGCCACTCGGAGCTGGCGCAGGTGGTGCTGGCGGCGGGCCGTATCCACTGA
- a CDS encoding exo-beta-N-acetylmuramidase NamZ family protein gives MPLSRRGLLTTATAAYLPACTAAAPTRHRPKQLRTGFENLAAAGYGPLAGRKVGIVTNPTGVTRDVRHIVDVMHADDRVNLTAVFGPEHGFRGTAQAGGSEGRYDDPATGLPVYDTYLKSGRPLADVFTASGVDTVVFDIQDVGARFYTYIWTLYDCMEAAQLAGKPFLVLDRPNPVTGRAAQGPVLHKEFATFVGRQPIAQAHGMTVAELARLFNEEFLAAPVELDAVPMSGWRRSAFYDASGLPWVPPSPNMPTPDTALVYAGTCLFEGTNLSEGRGTTRPFELLGAEGIDRRWAAAAEQLGLPGVHFREAYFAPTFSKFQGRTVGGVQIHVHDRAAYDPVRTGVALLVTARKVWSGFTWRSDNWIDKLTGSALVRTMIDAGAGADEVVAAWQGELAAFRRMRRKYLIYK, from the coding sequence ATGCCCCTGTCCAGACGCGGCCTCCTGACAACAGCCACCGCGGCGTACCTGCCTGCATGCACAGCCGCAGCCCCCACCCGACACCGCCCGAAGCAACTCCGCACCGGCTTCGAGAACCTGGCCGCCGCCGGTTACGGCCCCCTCGCCGGCAGGAAGGTCGGCATCGTCACCAACCCCACCGGTGTCACCAGGGACGTACGCCACATCGTCGACGTCATGCACGCGGACGACCGGGTGAATCTGACCGCCGTCTTCGGCCCCGAGCACGGATTCCGGGGCACCGCGCAGGCCGGCGGCTCCGAGGGGCGCTACGACGACCCGGCGACCGGGCTGCCCGTCTACGACACGTATCTCAAGAGCGGCCGGCCGCTCGCCGACGTCTTCACCGCCTCCGGCGTCGACACCGTCGTCTTCGACATCCAGGACGTGGGCGCCCGCTTCTACACGTACATCTGGACGCTGTACGACTGCATGGAGGCGGCCCAGCTGGCGGGCAAGCCCTTCCTGGTGCTGGACCGGCCGAACCCGGTGACCGGGCGGGCCGCCCAAGGGCCCGTGCTGCACAAGGAGTTCGCGACGTTCGTCGGGCGGCAGCCGATCGCCCAGGCGCACGGGATGACGGTGGCGGAGTTGGCGCGGCTGTTCAACGAGGAGTTCCTGGCCGCGCCGGTGGAGCTGGACGCCGTACCGATGTCGGGGTGGCGGCGGTCGGCGTTCTACGACGCGTCCGGGCTGCCCTGGGTGCCCCCGAGTCCGAACATGCCGACACCCGACACCGCGCTGGTGTACGCGGGGACGTGTCTCTTCGAGGGCACGAACCTGTCGGAGGGGCGCGGTACGACCCGGCCGTTCGAACTGCTCGGCGCCGAGGGGATCGACCGGCGGTGGGCCGCCGCGGCGGAGCAACTGGGGCTGCCGGGTGTGCACTTCAGGGAGGCGTACTTCGCGCCGACCTTCTCCAAGTTCCAGGGGAGGACCGTCGGGGGCGTCCAGATCCATGTGCACGACCGGGCCGCCTACGACCCGGTGCGTACCGGGGTCGCGCTGCTGGTGACCGCCAGGAAGGTGTGGAGCGGCTTCACCTGGCGCTCCGACAACTGGATCGACAAGCTGACCGGTTCCGCGCTGGTGCGCACGATGATCGACGCGGGAGCCGGTGCCGACGAGGTCGTGGCGGCCTGGCAGGGGGAGTTGGCGGCGTTCCGGCGCATGCGCAGGAAGTACCTCATCTACAAGTGA
- a CDS encoding SDR family oxidoreductase, with translation MVGVVRGAGVVVTGAGGGIGAALARRFAAEGARVVVNDLDADRAGAVADEIGGIAVPGDASGIVAEARAALGGTVDVYCANAGLASGGSEAAEEKVWALAWDVNVMAHVRAANELLPEWLERGSGRFVSTVSAAGLLTMIGAAPYSVTKHGAYAFAEWLSLTYRHRGIKVHAICPQGVRTDMLAGTGSAGDLVLTPTAIEPEAVAEALFEGMAEDRFLILPHPEVAGYYRARAADPDHWLTNMNHIQQKWEATR, from the coding sequence ATTGTGGGTGTCGTGCGGGGTGCCGGAGTGGTCGTGACCGGGGCCGGAGGCGGGATCGGGGCCGCGCTGGCCCGGCGGTTCGCTGCTGAAGGGGCCCGGGTTGTCGTCAATGACCTGGACGCCGACAGGGCGGGAGCCGTCGCCGACGAGATAGGCGGGATCGCGGTGCCGGGCGACGCCTCCGGGATCGTCGCCGAAGCCCGTGCCGCGCTCGGTGGGACCGTGGATGTCTACTGCGCCAACGCCGGGCTCGCCTCGGGCGGGTCCGAGGCGGCCGAGGAGAAGGTCTGGGCGCTCGCCTGGGACGTGAACGTGATGGCGCACGTCCGGGCGGCCAACGAGTTGCTGCCGGAGTGGCTGGAGCGCGGCAGCGGCCGTTTCGTCTCCACCGTGTCCGCCGCCGGGCTGCTCACCATGATCGGCGCGGCGCCCTACAGCGTGACCAAGCACGGCGCCTACGCCTTCGCGGAGTGGCTGTCCCTGACGTACCGCCACCGCGGGATCAAGGTGCACGCCATCTGCCCGCAGGGTGTCCGTACGGACATGCTGGCCGGGACCGGCAGCGCGGGCGACCTGGTGCTCACGCCGACGGCGATCGAGCCCGAGGCGGTCGCGGAGGCGCTGTTCGAGGGGATGGCGGAGGACCGGTTCCTGATCCTGCCGCACCCCGAGGTCGCCGGCTACTACCGGGCGCGGGCCGCCGACCCCGACCACTGGCTGACGAACATGAACCACATCCAGCAGAAGTGGGAGGCCACCCGATGA
- a CDS encoding class I adenylate-forming enzyme family protein, translated as MTGPGPEAGSDSGSRYGAQPWLDLLDDVQRAPVSPDDSLVHALRRTAAEVPDRTFLAYFDGRLSHREVDELSDSVAGYLVTRGLERGDRVAVLLQNSPLFVLAVLGAWKAGATVVPVNPMYKSGEVTHVLRDGDVAALICSDRAWESYLRKTAADSPVRIVLTGCELDFQTRGDTRVLAFERLPQAPDAEDLTAVARYGHTAPDPEGRDPRPADIALISYTSGTSGVPKGATNTHGNIMYNAERQRTGLGLPEAPVYFAMAPLFHITGMVCQLGASLNSAGTLVLAYRFESGVVLDAFAEHRPHYTVGPSTAFMALAAHPDCTPGHFSSFRQISSGGAPLPPALVEKFRAGFGPYIRNGYGLTECTAPCASVPPALEAPVDPVSGTLAVGVPGPDTVVRIVDEQGTEVPFGEQGEILVRGPQVVPGYWRLPEATAETFPDGELRTGDIGFMDAEGWLYVVDRKKDMINASGFKVWPREVEDVLYTHPAVREAAVVGVPDGYRGETVKAYISLRPGAEGDPDALAAYCKERLAAYKYPRQVEILADLPKTATGKILRRELRTRSGDSR; from the coding sequence ATGACCGGCCCCGGCCCCGAAGCAGGCTCCGACTCCGGCTCCCGGTACGGCGCGCAGCCCTGGCTGGACCTCCTCGACGACGTCCAGCGCGCGCCGGTCAGCCCCGACGACTCGCTGGTCCACGCGCTCCGCCGGACCGCCGCCGAGGTCCCGGACCGCACCTTCCTCGCCTACTTCGACGGACGGCTCAGCCACCGTGAGGTCGACGAGCTGAGCGACTCCGTCGCCGGATATCTCGTCACCCGGGGCCTGGAGCGCGGCGACCGGGTCGCCGTCCTCCTCCAGAACTCGCCGCTGTTCGTGCTCGCCGTGCTGGGGGCCTGGAAGGCGGGCGCGACCGTCGTCCCCGTCAACCCGATGTACAAGTCGGGGGAGGTCACGCACGTCCTGCGGGACGGTGACGTGGCCGCGCTGATCTGCTCCGACCGGGCCTGGGAGTCGTATCTGAGGAAGACGGCCGCGGACTCTCCGGTGCGGATCGTGCTCACGGGCTGCGAGCTGGACTTCCAGACCCGCGGCGACACGCGCGTGCTCGCGTTCGAGCGGCTCCCGCAGGCGCCGGACGCCGAGGACCTCACGGCGGTCGCCCGGTACGGCCACACGGCCCCCGACCCCGAGGGCCGTGATCCGCGCCCCGCCGACATCGCGCTGATCAGCTACACCTCCGGCACCAGCGGCGTCCCCAAGGGGGCCACCAACACCCACGGCAACATCATGTACAACGCGGAACGGCAGCGGACGGGCCTCGGGCTGCCCGAGGCGCCCGTCTACTTCGCGATGGCGCCCCTGTTCCACATCACCGGCATGGTCTGCCAGCTCGGTGCGAGCCTGAACAGCGCGGGCACACTCGTGCTCGCCTACCGCTTCGAGTCCGGTGTCGTCCTGGACGCGTTCGCCGAGCACCGCCCCCACTACACGGTCGGCCCGTCGACGGCCTTCATGGCCCTGGCCGCCCACCCGGACTGCACCCCCGGCCACTTCTCGTCCTTCCGGCAGATCTCCTCCGGCGGCGCCCCGCTGCCGCCCGCCCTCGTGGAGAAGTTCCGGGCCGGCTTCGGCCCGTACATCCGCAACGGCTACGGCCTCACCGAGTGCACCGCCCCCTGCGCCTCCGTACCGCCCGCTTTGGAGGCCCCCGTCGACCCGGTCTCCGGCACCCTCGCCGTGGGCGTGCCGGGCCCCGACACCGTCGTACGGATCGTCGACGAGCAGGGCACGGAGGTGCCGTTCGGGGAACAGGGCGAGATCCTGGTGCGGGGGCCGCAGGTCGTTCCCGGCTACTGGCGGCTCCCGGAGGCCACCGCGGAGACCTTCCCGGACGGGGAGCTGCGGACCGGCGACATCGGCTTCATGGACGCCGAGGGATGGCTGTACGTCGTCGACCGGAAGAAGGACATGATCAACGCGTCCGGCTTCAAGGTGTGGCCGCGCGAGGTCGAGGACGTCCTGTACACCCATCCGGCGGTACGCGAGGCGGCCGTCGTCGGGGTGCCCGACGGGTACCGCGGGGAGACCGTGAAGGCGTACATCAGCCTGCGCCCGGGCGCCGAGGGGGACCCGGACGCGCTCGCCGCGTACTGCAAGGAGAGACTGGCCGCCTACAAGTACCCGCGGCAGGTGGAGATCCTGGCCGACTTGCCGAAGACGGCGACCGGAAAGATCCTCCGTCGGGAACTTCGTACCCGGTCCGGGGACTCCAGGTAG
- a CDS encoding TetR/AcrR family transcriptional regulator: MPRTTDGDGTPVPQRLLAAATRLFAEQGYDRTSVQEIVEAAGVTKGALYHYFGSKDDLLHEVYARVLRVQQERLDAFANADAPVEERLRRAAADVVVTTIENLDDAMIFFRSMHHLSPEKNKQVRAERRRYHERFRALIEEGQETGVFSRATSADLVVDYHFGSIHHLSTWYRPEGPLTPTEVADQLADLLLRALRP; the protein is encoded by the coding sequence GTGCCCAGGACGACGGACGGTGACGGTACGCCCGTCCCGCAGCGGCTGCTGGCCGCCGCCACCCGGCTCTTCGCGGAACAGGGGTACGACCGCACGTCCGTGCAGGAGATCGTGGAGGCGGCCGGGGTCACGAAGGGGGCGCTCTACCACTACTTCGGGTCCAAGGACGATCTGCTGCACGAGGTTTACGCGCGCGTGCTGCGTGTCCAGCAGGAGCGGCTGGACGCGTTCGCGAACGCGGACGCGCCGGTGGAGGAGCGGTTGCGGCGGGCGGCGGCGGATGTCGTGGTCACGACCATCGAGAACCTCGACGACGCGATGATCTTCTTCCGCTCGATGCATCATCTGAGCCCGGAGAAGAACAAGCAGGTACGTGCGGAGAGACGCCGTTACCACGAACGCTTCCGGGCCCTCATCGAGGAGGGCCAGGAGACGGGGGTGTTCTCCCGGGCGACCTCGGCGGACCTGGTGGTCGACTACCACTTCGGTTCCATCCACCACCTGTCGACCTGGTACCGCCCGGAGGGCCCCCTGACCCCCACGGAGGTCGCGGACCAGCTGGCCGACCTGCTGCTGCGCGCACTGCGCCCGTAG
- a CDS encoding acyl-CoA dehydrogenase family protein: MDFAFDARTEELRAKLLAFMDEYVYPAEAVAEEQRSALASPWDTPAVVEELKAEARRQGLWNLFLPDARHGAGLTNLQYAPLAEITGRSPHLAPTALNCAAPDTGNMEVLAQFGDEQQKKQWLEPLLAGEIRSAFAMTEPEVASSDATNIETRIRRDGDDYVISGRKWYISGAMNPHCRIFIVMGKTDPDGADIRRQQSMILVPRDTPGVTVKRAMQVFGYEDHSHGGHAEVVFDEARVPASNLIGEEGSGFAIAQARLGPGRIHHCMRLIGMAERAIELMCRRAVSRTAFGKALAQQGVVHNWIADARVTVEQLRLLVLKTAWLMDTVGNKGAHSEIQAIKIATPRAVVDIIDKAIQLHGAGGVSQDFPLAELWASARTLKLADGPDEVHQRSLARRELKKYL, encoded by the coding sequence ATGGACTTCGCGTTCGACGCGCGCACCGAGGAACTGCGCGCCAAGCTCCTCGCCTTCATGGACGAGTACGTGTACCCGGCGGAGGCCGTGGCCGAGGAGCAGCGGTCGGCGCTCGCCTCGCCGTGGGACACCCCGGCCGTGGTCGAGGAGTTGAAGGCCGAGGCACGCCGCCAGGGTCTGTGGAACCTCTTCCTGCCCGACGCCCGGCACGGCGCCGGCCTCACCAACCTCCAGTACGCCCCCCTCGCCGAGATCACCGGCCGCTCCCCGCACCTGGCGCCGACGGCGCTGAACTGCGCGGCACCGGACACCGGCAACATGGAGGTGCTGGCGCAGTTCGGCGACGAGCAGCAGAAGAAGCAGTGGCTGGAGCCGCTCCTCGCGGGCGAGATCCGCTCGGCGTTCGCGATGACCGAGCCCGAGGTGGCGTCGTCCGACGCGACGAACATCGAGACGCGGATCCGGCGGGACGGCGACGACTACGTCATCAGCGGCCGCAAGTGGTACATCTCCGGGGCGATGAACCCGCACTGCCGGATCTTCATCGTGATGGGCAAGACCGACCCGGACGGCGCCGACATCCGCCGCCAGCAGTCGATGATCCTGGTTCCCCGTGACACCCCCGGTGTCACGGTCAAGCGGGCGATGCAGGTGTTCGGCTACGAGGACCACTCCCACGGCGGCCACGCCGAGGTGGTCTTCGACGAGGCACGGGTGCCCGCCTCGAACCTGATAGGCGAGGAGGGCAGCGGCTTCGCCATCGCGCAGGCGCGGCTCGGTCCCGGCCGCATCCACCACTGCATGCGGCTGATCGGGATGGCGGAGCGCGCGATCGAGCTGATGTGCCGCCGGGCCGTCTCCCGGACCGCCTTCGGCAAGGCGCTGGCCCAGCAGGGCGTGGTCCACAACTGGATCGCGGACGCGCGGGTCACGGTGGAGCAGCTGCGGCTGCTGGTGCTGAAGACGGCGTGGCTGATGGACACGGTGGGCAACAAGGGGGCCCACTCGGAGATCCAGGCGATCAAGATCGCTACGCCGCGTGCGGTGGTGGACATCATCGACAAGGCGATTCAGCTGCACGGGGCGGGCGGGGTGAGCCAGGACTTCCCGCTGGCGGAGCTGTGGGCGAGTGCGAGGACGCTGAAGCTGGCGGACGGGCCGGACGAGGTGCACCAGCGGTCGCTGGCCCGACGGGAGCTGAAGAAGTACCTGTAA
- a CDS encoding phosphotransferase family protein, with translation MPPDDLPGLDLDRLRGLLDGERPGLVHGPLTGRLIEGGRSNLTYAVTDGTTKWVVRRPPLGHVLATAHDMRREHRVISALHPTAVPVPRPVLLCEDPENGAAPGAPFYVMEFVPGTPYRTAGQLAPIGPARTRDVVLSLVDTLVELHAVDPAEVGLADFGRPEGFLDRQLRRWGKQLDASRNRELSGIDELQAALGRALPESSAPAIVHGDYRLDNVLIDADDRITAILDWEMSTLGDPLTDLGLLVMYSMPLGAPDSPVSTTAEAAGHPSPAELIERYAARSGRDVSSVAWYTAFAWFKLAVILEGIHYRYTLGRTVGAGFDRIGDLVPVFIEHGLTTLHTGLQEG, from the coding sequence ATGCCCCCGGACGACCTGCCAGGTCTCGATCTCGACCGGCTGCGCGGCCTGCTCGACGGCGAACGCCCCGGACTCGTGCACGGCCCCCTGACCGGACGGCTGATCGAGGGCGGCCGGTCGAACCTCACCTACGCGGTCACCGACGGCACCACCAAGTGGGTCGTACGACGCCCCCCGCTCGGCCATGTCCTGGCCACCGCGCACGACATGCGGCGCGAGCACCGGGTGATCAGCGCCCTGCATCCGACCGCCGTGCCGGTCCCTCGTCCGGTCCTGCTGTGCGAGGACCCCGAGAACGGAGCGGCGCCCGGAGCGCCGTTCTACGTCATGGAGTTCGTGCCGGGCACGCCGTACCGCACGGCCGGACAGCTCGCCCCGATCGGCCCGGCGCGGACCCGGGACGTGGTGCTGTCGCTGGTGGACACGCTGGTCGAGCTGCACGCGGTCGACCCCGCCGAGGTGGGCCTCGCGGACTTCGGCCGGCCCGAGGGCTTTCTGGACCGGCAACTGCGGCGCTGGGGCAAGCAGTTGGACGCCTCCCGCAACCGTGAGCTGTCCGGCATCGACGAGTTGCAGGCGGCGCTCGGCCGGGCCCTGCCCGAGTCCTCCGCCCCGGCGATCGTGCACGGCGACTACCGGCTGGACAACGTCCTGATCGACGCGGACGACAGGATCACGGCGATCCTCGACTGGGAGATGTCGACGCTCGGCGACCCGCTCACCGACCTGGGCCTGCTGGTGATGTACAGCATGCCGCTGGGCGCGCCCGACTCCCCCGTCTCCACGACCGCCGAGGCCGCCGGACACCCCTCCCCGGCCGAGCTGATCGAACGGTACGCGGCGCGCTCGGGGCGCGACGTCTCGTCGGTCGCCTGGTACACGGCGTTCGCCTGGTTCAAGCTGGCGGTGATCCTGGAGGGCATCCACTACCGCTACACGCTGGGCCGGACGGTCGGCGCGGGCTTCGACCGCATCGGGGACCTGGTCCCCGTCTTCATCGAGCACGGCCTGACCACACTTCACACAGGTCTCCAGGAAGGCTGA